A segment of the Gallus gallus isolate bGalGal1 chromosome 17, bGalGal1.mat.broiler.GRCg7b, whole genome shotgun sequence genome:
gcagagagctgcagtgcatTGGTGGGGTTGGCTGCTGAAGGACTACTGTTTGCTTCGTAGTGTCATTAAATGATGGCTTATCAGAGCTGGAGATGAAATAACACTACTTGCCATGAACCAACAGAAACGCAGCTGCTCTGGGTTTGTATGCTCACTGAGCTGCCGGACAGGATGGATGGAGTTGTCCATCTCACCATGGCTTGGTGCTGCTGTTGTCAGCTGTTACTTATCCTCCCACGAATGCCGGATGAGAGCCTTCATCACTGCCCAGGAATAGCTTTTAGGCCCTTTTCTATTTAGATTGTTGTAGCTGTGGGATTCCTAGCTttgccagggctgtgggcacctGTTCCCAGCCGGGCCCATTTTGGCCTGTTCCCAGATGTCCTGTTCCTAAATGTCTGGTTCATAGCTTGCTGTTTGAGTTTGACTAACCTGGTTGTCAAGCAGTCATTCGCCTGTTCTTCCCCACCTTAATTTGCACCCAGTGATCAGTGTTTTCCCCAGAGACGTGTGAGGGGCAGTGCTGTACCAGCAGTGATGCCATCTGGCTTTGCCCCTTGCTCACTTTTTGACAAATCCTCTGCAGGAAATCCAGAGCGTGAGCTTAGAGTAGGGTGAGATACTGTCAGCCCTCATTAGAGAAAGGATCGTGATGATAGGGCAGTTCTTCAGACTGGATCTAGCAGGACGTAGGGCTGGGATGACTTTTGGTTGTGGGTTGGTGCAGTCACCTGTTTGCTCTGGGGAGGACATAGATTCACTTCCATGTGTCCCTACATGACTTTGTTCACGTCTGTTTCTCACAGGCCTATTGCAAGGTGATGTGTCCACGTGTGTCTCCTTCGTTTTGCACGTAGGCTGTAATTCCTGTGGTGTGTTTTGTGACAGGCATACTTTGACAGTGATGTTGCCACTCGTAATGCTGACCAGCTTGCTGCCGATGTCCCCGTGCTATCTAACAGCAACAGCCTGCCTAGCTGTGCTTCTGTCCTGCCTGCTCCTGGGAGCACGCAGCTGACACAGGTTTGTGAGTCATCATCAATATCTCCACACTGGTTAGCCATCTTTTTCTGAGGAGGACAATCCCCAGAACTAACTCACGTTGTCTCCTCTTAAATATACTACGTTCTCCACTCTCCATCTAATCATCATCCGTCTGTGAGAGGGGAGAGTACCAGCATGCACACATGCTGCTTCCAAGGCTGCGACtctcttccccttctctcctATTTAATTAGCAGAAAGCACTCTTAATAATACAGAAGGTCTCCGGCTGGCTGGAGCAATCTGCATTTCCTTTCACTGCTTAAAGATTCTGTTGAAGTTTttccagcaaagcacagctgatTATTCTGATAAATGGTAACAGCAAATACAAAGCCAGTAACACTTAAGCCCCTTAATCCCAAGAAACGTAGGCACTCAATGCTCAGAAATTATGGGCAAGCTGGGAAATGAGCTGGTTTTCTTAGGTTGATCATTCTTTGGGAAGCAGTAATTAGAGGTGCTGTGGAACCCGAGCCCAGATGTAGTCAGGCCTTAGGGACACATTCACAAACACGATTCCCAGCTTTTCTTACAGGCCTGTCAACCTTTGTTTCAATCCACAGATTCATGAAGCTGAGGATCGTAAAAACACTTTGGATGAGAACAGGTGAGCGTTTGTGTTTGCAGCAGGATGCCAAAGTGTCCAACAAACACACGGTTTAGTACTCCCTGCTGCTTTACTGATCGGGGCAGTTCGCTAGGAGGAATGTTCACCGTGAGGTCTGTCTTTGTTCCCAGGTCTCTGTCATCAACAGAAAGCCTCCGCCAGCTGTCTGAACAACTCAATGGCCTGGTTGCTCAGGTACAGCCTCATTTTGGTCCATCTGTCCTAATGATTTTTTGGGGTCTGATGCGAATCTTTAAGCAGCCTGCTTAAGAAAACACTCTTCAGTGTCAGAGATGTCTGCAGTCATCCTACTAAACAATGAGATAGTGAAGCACTGAGAAGCTAAACTTCCAGTTTTAGGAATGTTAAAATTTCAGCAGTAGGAAGAAGAGCAGAGTGGGTGAATGAACAGCATGTATTCATGGAAACATGTAGCCTTGATTTAGTGGCAAAGAATCTGAAGTCGATCTGCATAATTCATTTCAGCTTGCCACAGGGGCAGTCTGCATCTATCCTTAGCCAggaaagtgttttctttctgtggctgTCTCTGGTACTTAGAAGTGAAGTGTGCTATAAGAAGTATTATGATAGTTCTACTTGATAGCGATTTATTGCCTGAGGGAATAAAACTGACTGACTTGACTATTTTTCTTCTAGTCTACGTCATATGTGAATGGGGAAAGTGGTGTTTCTTCCACTAATATTAAGGAAATGGAAGTAAGTTGCCATGAGCCTATGATTTGCTTATTTTCTAGTCTAAGTCAATTGTTGGGACTGTGCTAATGAGACCTAACTGAACACACAGTTCACATACGTTGTTGTCcagtgctgccttctgctgtgctcgggtagctgtgctcagcaggagTGGGTATTTCCAAGATATTCTGAGGTATTtctgggggggctttgggatCATTTGGCCTCAGTGCAACTCTTAGTTTTGATTCACTTTTATGGCAAAAAATGCCTTAGCAGAAAGCACAAGTAAGTTAATGTAAGTTAATGTCCCAGCTACTCTTGTCGGATCTGTAGATTGATTTGGGGAATCTGATTTTATCAAACTGTGATgatgatttgtttttctgtcctttttaattaatgcttttttcctcccctcctccttttctgccccttccttcttctcctgcCTGCATGTGCCCATCAGACACGTTACCAGGAGCTGGCAGTAGCCCTAGATTCCAGCAATCTAACTAACAAACAGCTCATTACAAAGATAGAGGAATTGGTAAGAAACAATCCAACCAACCAGTTTGATattgtctctgctgctcctccatgctCTCTGGGTGTCTGCAAGGCTATGGGTTCTCTTATAGCACCACAAGGAAGGCTGCTTTCATGACACTTTGAGTGGAACAAAACGGGCTGTACGGGAGACCTGTTAGGAAGATCAAAGTCTCAGGCCACTTATGGTTGCATCAGCTCATCTGAGAACaagaagcacagctctgctgtttcttcttaaaTTTACTGTTGCTctcactgtgttttctgtggATGATAAACATCCTGATCAAACAACTATTTCTGGGCCTGGTCTGAATCCCTGAAATACAGAACTCTCgtgctggcagcagtgtgaAAACCTATTGCTGCAGGTGGTGATGCTGTTCTAAATATATTAGCAGAGTGGGAGCAGTAGGTCTAAGAGAGAGCCTGGGGCTGCTTTCTGATCGTATCCTCAGCTTCTCTTGGCACTATGAATGAACTGCTTTGTCCTGTGGCTTGCATGGATTCCcgctgctgcttttcagccttCAGCTTTAACACTGCAAGAAACGTAGCTAAGTGGACTTGTTTCGGTCTGAAAAGAGCCTTTCTTGGTTTGAAATACTTTTCCCCATTTTGTTCCTCTCACAccactctttttttccaaagtccACCATTTCCCAGTGCACCCCACAAACCCCTCCTGtgttatttttggttttgagtCCTTTTggtttcattctgtttctggtttgtctttcagctgggctgcaggggtAGCTGGTAGTGAGGGCAGTGCCTGCCCAGGACTCCTCGTTTGCCTGCTTTCTGACAGGCACATGAAATGCTGTCTGGAATTACACAGGGCCTTTGCTGCATTTGcagtcttgttttctttgttctggtTGTGTTCTGTGCTGGCCTTGTTAGACTCAAAACCTCAAATTCATCAGCTTCCCAGCTGCAGTCGTGTTTCAAAGTGAGCTTGAAACTGAAGTAGTCAAAATGGGCTGATGTCTGTCCTTTGGAAAGGGGAAATACACCATGCATGTAGCTTAGATGTGGGGCATCTGTGTGAAACTGCCACGAGGACAACAGTAGTGAGTAGCAAATGCTCCACAGCACCCACATCTTCACACAGTTTGTGTGGCAGCCCAGTGGGCAGCTGACAGTTCTGATGTCTTTCTCCCCATGTCTAAAGATGCACTGTGTACAGTCAATACTTCCAAAGACTTCACCCACAAGACCAAAACTGACCAGGACAGGATGGTGCCCTTTCTCTGCATACCAGCTCTTTTTCATACCAGCTTTTGCAGGAGCCTGCCAGCATTAGTGAACTTCTGCATGATTTAAAGGCCAGTTGCCACATGGGATAAAAGTTGAAGGGCTCAGctgaagcacagtgctgtgctgtggctttGGGTTTTTTAGATGCATTTTTGGTCATTCCCCTGCTGCATCAGGGTTATCATTCATGTCAGAGATGTGGGGTGAAAGCGTAACTGAAGTTGTTGGATGCTCAGATACATACAGGGGTTTTGTAGTGGTGTTTGTGAATAACTGCAGTAGGAATAACTGAAGGAAGCCCCAAATCTATTATTTTAATAGATAGTCTTCTTGGTCTTCTACATAAAAAGATAACGGGAACTGTTTGCATTAATTGGGCGTGAATCCTACTTCAGTGAAGTGAAAATATGCTTCAGCAGTATGAGAATATCTCCTGCTAACACTGATGcatccattttcttctgtagaagCAGCAGAACCAAGAAGCAGTGAATCAGCTGGAGAAGGTAAAGTGTGTCCTATTTTTGGATAGAGATAGAAATAGATTTGTtcttctgaagaagagaaagcacagcGGCCTGTGGCACCAGCCTATGTGATCTTGTCTTATAGAGCTGTAGGATcacttaggttggaaaagactgttAAAATCATCAAGTCAGTCCTACCATCTGCTCAGCACTACCAAACCCACCGCTAAACAGTGCCTTTAAgcaccacatccacacatctcgTAAATCGCTccaggatggtgactccatcgcTTCCGTGGAGATCATCCTAGAGTCGGGTCTGTTTGTAGCATTGGGTTGAGTATTTTGACTCCATGAGCCAGGCCTGGCACAGAGCTTGCTTGTTTTGATGAAAGTTAAGATTTAAATgctcaagtattggaaggctgcagtggaAGCAACAGATTACAGTTTACGGTCCTGTCAGTAGTTTGCATTCCAAACACTGCCAGCATAAGGAACCTACTGTTGCCATTCTAGGATGGATAACCAATAAAGTAGTTAAAGAAATGGAAGACTGAAGCATGGCTATTAAAAATGATGATACTGGTTAGATGCTGGAATGATCCTACCAATGAAtcgctgcttttttttttggacataAAACAAGAGGGGTTTACAATTTAGTGCTGAACAGgcattgtttgtttgtacaggaaaagaaggagTTTGAACAGAAATTTTCTAAAGAGCAAGCAGCACTGAGAGAACAGCTACAGGTAAGGCAGAGCTTTCACTACAGTAACATGACCTGGCTGCTGTCCTTGTCTGGATTACTGAGCACTGTGTCTTCATCTTGGAAGCCAACATCCTTTCAGGAGAACTGGGAGAGCCAGTTAGCTAGATTGTACTTAAATGCAAGAGCTCTTTGTCTCACTGGATTATCCCTCTGTGGCAGCAGGGATGTTGTGGTTGCGAGCAGAGATTTCCTGCACTgagctcctttttctttctccaaggTTCACATCCAGACGATTGGAATCCTAGTTTCTGAGAAATCTGAGTTGCAGACAGCCCTTGGACATACTCAACAAGCTGCACGACAGAAATCAGGTAATTGACTTGGAGCACTCCAGCTCGAGCTGTTGGTTAAACTGGATTTCAAGTCAGAGGCACgatggctgctggctgccagctcaCAGCACTTGTTGGTTCCTTAATGAGCAATACTTGGCACCGTCACCACTTCTGTCATCATAGCTGCCCCCAGATTGGAGCATGGTAATCCCATGGCAGTTGAGGTTCTTTTGTGCATCACTGAAGCCCTGTCAGCTCTGCTCGGGCCTGGTGACTACCCCAGActgttcttttctcattttcttcagattcttttaaaactttgttCCCTTtcatcgcccttcctcccacacAGCTGTCATGTTAATGTAGGTTTTACCCAGGCCTTTCATTCTCAACTAAATTTGAGCCATTTGCcctcataggaaaaaaaaaaaaccaacccaaaacatAGTGCCTCTTGCTCTGCAAAGGACATCTCATCATCTCCCTCTAAAACTGAGAAAGGTAGTTGCTGACAGAGAGCTTTACTGCTCAAGGTTGCTGGTGAATCACCCATACTGTCAGGAGTGGAAGCAGGTCGACCAATTTACAGAGCTCTGTATTGTTTTAAGAGCTTGTTGCTAAAGCAGAAAGTGCTGTTTAGCCTGTTCCGATAAGCCCTTTGTGGTTTAGTCTCAACTAACTCTGCTCTGACTTGCTTAGGAGAAGCTGAAGACCTTGCTGCTCGTTTACAGTCATCTCGCCAGAGGGTATCAGAGCTGGAACGCACTTTGTCCTCCATCTCCATGCAGCAAAAACAGTCAGAGAAGGTAAGAGCCACCTCTGTGCTTAAttagcagctctgcttttggcTAGTTGCTTGTCACTACGCTACTGTGAAGTCTGTAGCCCCTGCTtagagaagaggctgaaattAACCTTGTTAATTGTTAATTAACCTTGTTAAGTACTGTATTCTCATCAAGGCAAACCTTTCATGCAGATCTCTGTGACCACTAATCATATGGCCCAGTGGCTGCCTTCAGATCTGGCACCTTTCTACATGAGTCTTGCCAGCTCCACGCAACAGCATCTCTGACACCTCCTCCCAGGAGGGTCTCCATCAAACAGGCACTTTGCTATTGATACTCATCCAGAAGTTTGCAGAAATAACCTCACCATCAGTTAGTGGCATCATGTTCAGAAACACTGAGCAGATGAATTCCTGGCAAATCCATCCTTTGTGTGCAGTCTGATGGTGTAatgagctgcagcactggccAGCCAACTATAGTGATAGGTGAGGTTCTAAgaaaggctgtgctggggattTCACTCAAGTTATGACCTCTTCTGCATTAGCTAGTctgttaaaagtaaaataaggtAATCTTTGAACATTTCATTTGTATGGCTAAAGTCTCTAATTGAATCAAACATTTGTTCTTTCTCCAGCATAATAAAGAGTTGGTGAAGGAGCGAGACAACCTGAAACTAGAACTGTACAAACAGAGGTAAGCCTGTTTTGTGTGTTATTCCAGAGTAATGCTATTCTTCTCAATAGAGCCACAAAGCTTAGGAAGGGGCTTTGGCCACGGTTGGTGAGTTGGGAGGCCAGATAttcaatgtaaaaataataGTTTAAAAAAGCCAAAAGATTAGGTGGGTAATACAGCAATGGGACTCagtgcccagggaggctgtggattctccatTCTTGGAGTGTTCacaacagctgcacagagctgtgggtaACAAGATCTGGTGGTAGTATAGTCCTACTTTGAGAGGGAGGCTGGACAAGGTGACCTGCAGAGGCTTCTTCCAATCAACATTTCTATGACTCCCACTGCTGTGAACTCAATGACATGGGCACCTGCAAACCCATAGGAAATACACTGCTGCCACTTGAATGTTTTTGTGTTCGTTTCAGCAAAGGTAGtgaggaaataaagcagcagaactCAGAGCTGTCAGAGAAACTCCGCTCCGTGGTTTCTGAGAACTCAGCCATGAAGTTGGATGTGGAAGATTTACATAAGAAACTGGAAATGGCCGAACTGATGATTCAGCAGGTAATCACACTGCTGGGATGTGGGAGTAGATCACACTGATCATTTTAAGACTTGTTTCCTGGACACTGGGGGCAAGACTAAATTATGGGTCTTAAAGGCAGGCACAGCATCCCATCCTATTAGGAAAAGGTTTTCTGTGAGGTCTCTGAGGAGCAGGAAGGCTGTGCTCTTAGGGTTGAAAGACACTGTGATATCAGTCTGCTGAAAGAACGTTATACAGGTTGAGAAGGTGACTGAACATACAAGTGTGCAAATACAGTGACTTTTCTTGTCACTGTTCACTATTCTGGTTACCCAGCTGTCGTTCAGTGTCACTGAGAAACAAATTGAGTAGAGGTGCTTGCACCTATCCTATCAAGAGGCGAACTGGACAATGGCAACTTGGAGGTCAGCTGGATAAAGTCAAGCCAAGTATGATAATTAAAACGGGGATGTGTGGAGCCAGCTGTTAGCTGTTGGAGAGCAGGCTCAGTGGTAAGGTGAACCCACCATGGAAGAAACTTAAGTGGCTTAAGTTACCCATAAGATAAAGCCAATTGCTGCACTgctaggaaaaatattttgtcttacCTGAACCAGCCTTGCTGTTTAGTCCACCAATGTGTTCCAGACTCTGGCTTTAAATTCCTGGCACGTCTGACAACCTTAAAGTTCACAAGCATTCATACCATCTGATGTGTCTGCGTACGGCAGACTCTTGAAATGCAAAGTTTCTGAACCAAATGATTTGACTAAAGcccattttcttaattaaaaagtaGTAAACATAAAATGGAAGCAAGGGGCCACCTGGTTCAGCTTGTTTTACAGGACTAAATCTAAGGTTTTTGATTTTAGATGCCACTTTCAGTCAACTTTACAGTGAGTTGAAGCATTTTGAAGAGCTGTGGATGGTTATAACGTGGATCAAATGGCAGGCTAAAGTCAGGGGAGAGGCCAGACAGAAATGGAATATTAACATTTTGCCATAACCTTTTGATTTTTGTGGGCAGTTCTCAAATCATACGGGGAATGTGGATGCAAACCAGCAGTTACAGATGGCACTGGAAGAGAGGGCAAGTCTGGAAACCCAGATTACTCAGGTAAGTTGTTAATGTATTAAGTGCACTGATGATCCAAATCTGTAAAGAAACTTGTGTGGCAGAAGAATGCAGCCCGAGCTTTCCAAGGCTTTATCCCTTAAGTAGTCAGCCGTCCTTCAATGTATTCAGTTGGTACAATttcccttgttttgtttttatcagctTTCAGAGTCGCTTCACCAGCTCCGGGCAGAAAGAGATCAGTATGTAgagaaactgaaggaagaggGGAGCATTTGGCAGCAGCGTgtccagcagctctctgagcaggTAACCtcacagcagtgccacagctgcTTCCAGTGAACACAGGCTTAAGTGCAACAAGAGCACTGTTTTAACTTGAGCTTGTGTGCCCTTGCAGGTCCGCACAATggcagaggagaaggagaagcatGTGGCCCAAATTCAAGAGCTAGAAAGCAATgttacagagctgctgagcaaatCAGGTAGGACTTCCAGAGTGGGGCTTCATACTGCAGAGTACCAGCAGGTTAACTCTGTCCCCACTGTGCAAGTATTTGTATGTATACAAGTAGGTCTGATGCTCTCAAATCATGAAGAGAGCTGAAAGACTGGTAGCCCTATGAAACCTTTCATTCTAGCAGACAGCAAGCGAGCTACTGCCAGTAACTGCCCAGCAGATGGTTTATGTCTTTAGTTATCTGCCTTGCTGTACTGTTAGGCCCATGAGGTTGGGCAGGTAGGATTCTTGCTGGGTCTGAGAGAGGGAGTCAGCAGCACGCAGCAGGACACTgtggttttggggtggtttgCTTGCTTGCTCCTCTCAGTGCCCCGTTCCTCTGGATACTGCAGCTGGTGATAGTTCCTGGGTCACGGAGTCCTGCAGGTTGGGGTAtgttctgcacagctctgtgtgctaCCCAAGAGATTCAGCCCTCTGACCGATCTGCTTTTGATTCCATTTCCTCAGCAGTGAAACCCATGGATGTTGAGCCATCTTTACCAGCAGGACCtacagcagctgagctgagtCTGCAGGAAGAGATCAAGCGGCTGCAGCACGAAAAGGAGGAACTGCATGGGCAATACCAGGCCCAGGTCCGTGACAACGAGCAGCTGAGCCACCTCaaccaggagcaggaggagcggctgctggagctggagaagacAGTACAGCGCTACAATGAGGAGTCTGTGGACAGACAGCAGATCCTGGAGAGCATGCAGAGTGACAAGGCCACAATCAGCAGGGCGCTGAGCCAAAATCGagagctgaaggagcagctggcagagctgcagaatggGTTTGTCAAACTGGTATGTCTCTTTCGTGAATCTTTTCCCACTATTTCCCACGTTGGTGCAATCCTGTTGTAGCATAGATGTAAAAAACAACTGTCAGAACCGTCATCTGCCTTTATTTCCTTGGAGCTATGAGTGCTCAGCCTTCTGTGATATATATTGCCATACCAGGAGGTGCCCTGTAATTCCTTACTCTCTCAGGTGCTCTGGCAAACAAACCAATATCTCTGCCCAGAGCtgtatcctttttcttctcttctgctggcagccaggcgGTTTCTTTCCCCTGAGTATTCTTCCAGCTTTACtcatgaagaagaaattctcAACAGTCTtctgtcctgttgctgtcattGTTTCTGTCCTGAAGCTGAGTTCTTACTCTTGCTTCTTTCAATGTAACAGTTTCCCCTTTGGGGCCCTGGCACATAACACACGGTCTGgtcactgttttttcttcagatctTTCTGAACTTGTCTTCTTGGTTTTGAATGTCTATTGCTTTATTTGGGATGTTCATGTCACCCATCTGCTTTGGATCTGACAGGCTGTGTGATGTGCCAGGCCCCTCGTTGGCACTGTCCCAGCACTGATTCCCCCCCCTTTGCTCTTCTCCCATCTTCTCAGCCTTTTTTAAAGTTGATTACTGCCCTTATTTACAGCTCAGAACAACACAAGGGATGGTATCCCACTGTATCAGGAATTAGCGTGGTTTACTGATTTAGTTTATGAGAGCATATACTTATGGTGATTGGGGCAGTTTCCTTCTACAATGGTTTTGATTCTTgcagacaaatgaaaacatgGAGGTTACAAGTGCCCTACAGTCAGAGCAACACGTAAAGAAGGAGCTGGCTAAGAAGCTtgggcagctgcaggagaacCTGGGGGAGCTCAAAGAGACGGTAAGCAACAGCAGTAGGACGGCAGGGCAGGTGTGCGAGTTTATGCTAAGGAGAGCTGGAAACTTCCCAAACTTTGATGGAAAGATGGAAATAGGTATTGTTAACGATCAAGCTGAGAGCCCTCCTGTGTCATCTGCTATCTGATGTGGGGGACCAGCGTGTGGGGACAGATGGTGGCTGCCTGCCTCGGTGGTGGCTTTGGGGCAACACTGACAGTTTGGATCGTGCCACACGAGTCATCATCTTTTCTGGCAGAAATGATCTGATCTGATGGTTTTCTCATGTGTTGTTAGCTGGAACTGAAAACACAGGAGGCTCgggctctgcaggagcagcgGGACCAGTACTACGGCCACTTACAGCAGTATACTGTGGCATACCAGCAACTGGCTGCTGAGagggaggagctgcagaagcagtACTTGCTTCAGACGCAGCTGATGGACAGGCTGCAGCACGAGGAAGTTCAGGGGAAGGTGACAGTGGAAATGCACCTGAAGGAACTGCAGCAGACTAAGGTAATAATGAAGAGGGGCAAGTGGAAGGACTGGAGGCAAAATGCTTAATTACACTGCATCCTGTGCAATAGAGGTGAATTAGAGATGAATGATAATGATCTGGAGCAGAAGCACTGGTGCTCTTTTGTttgggtgtttgtttttgtggtgaTGCTGCTAGCGACTGTTTTCAGTTTGGCTTGTGCAGGTTTTAGTGAGGAGCTTTCTCACCGATGGTCTGCTTCTGTCTTGCAGGAAAGTCTGGAAGCTgtagcaaaggaaaacaaagagctgcAGGCCCAGATCAGTCAGttagcagcagagctggatggCAGGATGCTGCACAGACTAGATGGTGTGtaactgcagctgctctccagggACGGGAGGTGGAGCTGGGCTCTCTGGGGTATTCCCTCTTTGTTCACCTCCCTTCCTTTACAGGGGATGGAGTAGAAAGTGAAGTGAtgtctgaagaaatgaaaaacccTTCGTTTGTGATCCCAGAGAAGTTTGAAAGCCATGAAGAAATGGTGGGTCTTAATGGGTAGAAAAGCCTTTGTTCTCAGTTGTGAGCAAATGTCTGGAAGAGGTGGCAGATGAAATTGCAGAGGTTCCACAGTGTGTATTAAGTTGTTCATCAGCTGTGATCCCTGCAGCTGAGGCACAGGGAAGTGTTACAGTCCCTTTtacacagcagcaaaagaacCAACAAGATTCCTGCAGTACAGCTGAAAAATAAGCTGGCAGTCCAGCAATGGTTTTAATTACAAAGACAACTCAGCTGGCAGAGTGGCTCTAACTATTGTGATGATTGGTGTTCTCCTCGCTTTGGAAGGCAATTTGGAAATGGTGTTGAACATTACTAATTTTTTCTGTAAGTGTAGTTGTAACCAGAAAATACTGTGATCAAAGAGTTATTGTGGGAGTTGAGGTTTaacctgcagagaagaaatgatCTGTGCTACTAGAGAATGAGAAGACATGCAGTAGTTGCTGCCTGGGTTAGTCCTATGGGTTTCCTATCCATAAATAAAATGGGGTAAATTTCTGTTATTCTCTGTACCCTGGGATGCACAGTTGATCACACACTTCACATCAGGAAAATCACTAACGTGAGTCCTCTGCAATTCACCTTAGGTGACTTTCTTGACGTCTGCCATGTCCCAAGTGGAGAAGGAACGAGAAGAGATGAGGCAGCAGTTGGCTgttcagaaacagcagtgcagaaACCTCCTGCAGCAAATAGCAGCTCTTcggcaggagcagcagcataaCATCACACTGAGTGAAGGTAAATTCTGTACAGTGTGGGTACGGAGATGTGCCCCAACCTGGCCCTGCCCTCTGTGAAACAGACCTATGGGTTTATGAACGAATCACGCTTAAGCAGGCACTGTCAACTACAAATGTCCTTTCCAGATTCCACTATGGATAGTGTTCCAGTGGAGGTTCATGAGGCTTTAAAAACTGCCATGGAGAAACTACAGGTAAGCAAAGGATCTCCTGTTCTTTCTGCCCCTCTCCCTCACCTAGCTAGGTTTGCACCCAGTGCCAGACTCTTGAAGCACACACACGTTGCAGGGGAATAAGTAGCAGATGTTCTATGATAATAAACTACTTcctaaaaagcagctttcctcATGACTTCTCTCATCATAGGAGAGCTTCCCCCTACCCTGCCCAAAGACTGTAAGGGCCTAACACTCATCTACAGTCTTCTCCTaaagaaatagctgaaaaataGACTAATTTCGCCCTGCTGGGACGAAGCAGATCTCTCCAAGAACTGCAGACTAAGCGTGACCACAGTTGTGCTGGCCCAGCAATGAGAAGGCACTTTGTTCCCTCAGTCCTTCTGCTTCCCAAAATGCAGAGATGCTTTGCTGTGCCTTCTGTAGCTCTGTTCCTTTTTACTACCAAATCGGAGTAGTTGTTAAGGCAGCACGATTTGCTCCCTGGGCTCAGACCGATGTGAATGGAGGGTGCTGCCTTTAACGCGGATGTTGCCGTATGTGAGCAGCTGAGGTGACTCGTACCCATTTTTGTGTTCAGTCCCGTTTCACAGATCTGATACAGGAGAAAGCTGATCTGAAGGAACGGCTAGAAGAGCTGGAACATCGCTGCATACAGCTGTCTGGGGAAACAGACACCATTGGTATGTTTACACAACACAAGCTAGAGCTTTTGGAGCTGAGTCTGCCACATACCGAGCAGTTCAAGTCTTGCTGCCTAGATAGGCTGGGCTTCCAATCCAGGGCTGGATGTG
Coding sequences within it:
- the GOLGA2 gene encoding golgin subfamily A member 2 isoform X5, translated to MRPEGEQRCSARAAASRAHRPHGHGAGHAGSWMPAARGTLGVVVPGPAVPSAPGNAFLRGNAQGTPRWGTARGKERLSPQRRRAVPAGRAGPSAAPRGPGGAVLRWGRCGAGRPGGDPPAVSAGPRSRTPPPWAGPESGHGGGPGRHSRPAPGEAGRAGSGAERGGGARPASGPGVGRALGAEPGCRPHRSARRLTWPGRGADMADGSRQSKLAAAKKKLKEYQQKNSPGATAGAKKKRKAKEGSRPETPTNDDRQSPENAYFDSDVATRNADQLAADVPVLSNSNSLPSCASVLPAPGSTQLTQIHEAEDRKNTLDENRSLSSTESLRQLSEQLNGLVAQSTSYVNGESGVSSTNIKEMETRYQELAVALDSSNLTNKQLITKIEELKQQNQEAVNQLEKEKKEFEQKFSKEQAALREQLQVHIQTIGILVSEKSELQTALGHTQQAARQKSGEAEDLAARLQSSRQRVSELERTLSSISMQQKQSEKHNKELVKERDNLKLELYKQSKGSEEIKQQNSELSEKLRSVVSENSAMKLDVEDLHKKLEMAELMIQQFSNHTGNVDANQQLQMALEERASLETQITQLSESLHQLRAERDQYVEKLKEEGSIWQQRVQQLSEQVRTMAEEKEKHVAQIQELESNVTELLSKSVKPMDVEPSLPAGPTAAELSLQEEIKRLQHEKEELHGQYQAQVRDNEQLSHLNQEQEERLLELEKTVQRYNEESVDRQQILESMQSDKATISRALSQNRELKEQLAELQNGFVKLTNENMEVTSALQSEQHVKKELAKKLGQLQENLGELKETLELKTQEARALQEQRDQYYGHLQQYTVAYQQLAAEREELQKQYLLQTQLMDRLQHEEVQGKVTVEMHLKELQQTKESLEAVAKENKELQAQISQLAAELDGRMLHRLDGDGVESEVMSEEMKNPSFVIPEKFESHEEMVTFLTSAMSQVEKEREEMRQQLAVQKQQCRNLLQQIAALRQEQQHNITLSEDSTMDSVPVEVHEALKTAMEKLQSRFTDLIQEKADLKERLEELEHRCIQLSGETDTIGEYIALYQSQRAILKQRHQEKEEYISRLAQDKEEMKIKLLELQDLVMRLVKERNEWYSKYVAAAQSPELLASQNEKALPVERRIELNATDGEGLREVNLADEAEQDAAALHQSSFYPTDTKAAQPSQEDPTAKQIMQLLREIQNPQERSGSLLENPCIPFFYRADENDEVKIMVV